From the Lysinibacillus fusiformis genome, the window AACTTTGTCCTTTGGCACGCTCTTTTTCAGTCTTAAACAATTCACCGACCATTGTTAATGTGATGGGTAAAATTGAACCTGCGCCAATACCTTGAATTGCTCGGAAGACTATTAATTGCTCCATGGATTGCGCTAAACCACATAACATAGAACCTACTAAAAAAATAATAATACCTGTAATAATCATCCGTTTGCGCCCAAATAAATCAGCTAGCTTACCAAAAATAATTGCCGCAATGGCTGAAGCTAGTAAATAAGCGGAATAAATCCAGCTTATTAAGTCTACGCCTAATAAATCAGCCGTAATACTTGGAATAGCTGTACTAACAATTGTTCCTTCAATTGCAGCGAGTGCTGTTACAAGTAATAGTGCAATAAATACTTTATTCATCCTGTCACCTTTTCCTTTCCTGCATGACATACATTACCAAGTTTGAACTAAAAATAAAAGAGAAACGAGTTCATTCTATGAAAAAATAAACGATTGATTTGCAGTTTTACTAGACAATTTCAATAAAAAAAGCAGCAAGTAGATTAACTCGCTGCTTATTATCTATCAGTTAAATCGTTGGGCAATCATATCGTAAAGATAACGTGCTTGGTCGTATTCCGGTTGTAAGGTAAAGGCTTGTTTCAAATGATACATCGCATCTTCCGTTTGTTCAGTGGATACAGCATATAGTACACCTAAATTATAATGTGCATCTGCATTATTCCAATCCTGTTCAATCAAGAGATCCAGTTCCTTCTTCCCTTCATCAAACATTTCTAACGCACATAGTACGATCGCATAGGCTAAACGAATTTGTGTATCATCTGGAGCAAGTTCTACCGCACGTTGTAAATAAGGTAAGGCCAATTTTGAGTTATCCATACGCTCAAAGCATTTCCCCATCATATAATAGACATCTGCACCTTCAATATGATGCTTTAGCGCTTGTTCATACAGCTTCACAGCCTCAGCATAGCGTTCAGCATTGTAATATAAATTGGCTAGACCATAATAGGCTGTAGCTGCTGTTTCATCCACAGTAATGGCCTTTTGGAAGAAACGTTCTGCTCGTTCAGTATCCTCTAACACGGCTAATAAATTGCCGAAATTTACATAACCAATAGCATTTTCAGGCTCTGCTTCGATTGCTTTTGTAAATAGTTGAGCAGCATCCTCATAACGTTTTTCTTGAAATGCTTGGATGCCCTGTTCATTATAATTCATTCGTTTTTCACCTCTATGTAGCGAAAGACTGCTTTTAGGGAGCCAAGAGGCCGTAAAAGCAGTCTTAACGCAATTTATCCAACATATGTTAGTTTTTCATTACTTTTAAAGACTTCATCAATCGTTCCGCCACCCATACATTCTTCTCCATTGTATAGTACTACAGCCTGTCCTGGTGTAATTGCACGTACAGGTTCTGCGAATGTAATATGTGCACGGCCGTCTGGTAAAATTTCAACTTCCACTGGTGTATCGGTTTGACGATAACGGAATTTTGCTGTACAAGAAAATTTCCCAGGCAATTTTTTTGTCGAAGTATAGTTCATTTTCACAGCTGTTAGTGATGTAGAATACGAATATTCATTGTCAAAGCCTTGTCCGACAAGCAGAACATTACGTTCTAAATCTTTTCCTAGCACAAACCAAGGCTCGCCGTCTCCACCAATACCAAGACCATGTCGTTGCCCAAGTGTATAGTACATTAAGCCATCGTGTTGACCCATAACAACACCATCCATTGTTTCCATCTTGCCTGGTTGAGCTGGTAAATATTGACTCAAAAACTCTTTGAAATTACGTTCTCCAATAAAGCAAATGCCCGTTGAATCTTTTTTCTTGGCCGTAGCAAGTCCAGCTTCCTCTGCAATTTTACGTACTTCTTTTTTCTCAATATCGCCAATCGGGAACATCACATGCGCCAATTGCTCTTGTGATAATTGGTTTAAAAAGTATGTTTGATCTTTGTTATCATCAACACCACGTAACATTTTTACCTCGCCATCACCACTACGATCAATTCGTGCATAGTGACCCGTCGCTAAGTAATCAGCACCAAGGTTCATGGCATGCTCTAAAAATGCTTTAAATTTAATTTCTTTATTGCACATCACATCAGGGTTTGGTGTACGCCCTGCCTTATATTCTTCTAAAAAGTATGTGAAAACTTTATCCCAATATTGTTTCTCGAAATTGACAGCATAATATGGGATACCAATTTGATTACATACTTTAAT encodes:
- a CDS encoding tetratricopeptide repeat protein codes for the protein MNYNEQGIQAFQEKRYEDAAQLFTKAIEAEPENAIGYVNFGNLLAVLEDTERAERFFQKAITVDETAATAYYGLANLYYNAERYAEAVKLYEQALKHHIEGADVYYMMGKCFERMDNSKLALPYLQRAVELAPDDTQIRLAYAIVLCALEMFDEGKKELDLLIEQDWNNADAHYNLGVLYAVSTEQTEDAMYHLKQAFTLQPEYDQARYLYDMIAQRFN
- the mnmA gene encoding tRNA 2-thiouridine(34) synthase MnmA, which encodes MKETRDPSQIRVVVGMSGGVDSSVAAYLLKQQGYEVIGIFMKNWDDTDENGVCTATEDYDDVIKVCNQIGIPYYAVNFEKQYWDKVFTYFLEEYKAGRTPNPDVMCNKEIKFKAFLEHAMNLGADYLATGHYARIDRSGDGEVKMLRGVDDNKDQTYFLNQLSQEQLAHVMFPIGDIEKKEVRKIAEEAGLATAKKKDSTGICFIGERNFKEFLSQYLPAQPGKMETMDGVVMGQHDGLMYYTLGQRHGLGIGGDGEPWFVLGKDLERNVLLVGQGFDNEYSYSTSLTAVKMNYTSTKKLPGKFSCTAKFRYRQTDTPVEVEILPDGRAHITFAEPVRAITPGQAVVLYNGEECMGGGTIDEVFKSNEKLTYVG